The window GGAGCCGGACCGCCGCCCCAGCCGCCTGGACGCCGCCGAGCCGAGTCTCCGCCCCCTCACCCAAGTCGACGAACCCCATAGAAGACGCCGGGACGCGCCGCCGTGAGGCCACGCGGCTAAGGAATACTCGTCGGGAGAAGCCCCAAATCGGCCAAAAACTCCAACAGCCTCTTCACATTCACCCCGACGGGAACCCCCTCGTTGACGAGGACGAGGTCGGGGCTCTCCGGCTCCTCGTACGGGTCGTCGACGCCGGTGAAGTTCTTGATCTCGCCGGCCAAGGCCCTCTTGTAGAGGCCCTTCGGGTCGCGCCTCATCGCCTCCGCGAGGGATACCTTGACGTAGATTTCGAAGAAAGGCGCCTCCTCCTCCACTATCTTCCTCACCTCGGCCCTCACGTCCCTGTAGGGAGAGACAAAAGCCGCGAAGACGACGACGCCGTTCCTCGCCAAGAGGCGCGCCACCCACGCCGCCCGCAGAAGATGGCGGCGCCGGTCCTCCCTAGAGAAGCCCGCGTCGGTGTTTATCGTGGAGCGCACCCAGTCCCCATCCAGCACCTCCGCCCTCACCCCCGCCTCCCTCACCCGCGCCGCCGCCAGCTGGGCGATCGTCGTCTTGCCAGCCGCCGGCAGGCCAGTCAGCCAAACCACGAAGCCCCTCTCGAGACACCTCATAACACAGACTCGAGAAACCGCGCTACGTCCAAGGCGTGCATATCCCGCTTCCTCGCGTCCCCCCAAGTGGCGGCATAGAACCCGTTAAAGCTGTGGAGCGAGTCGTCAGGGCCCCGGTCGTTCCCCTCAAGCCACGGCGACCCGTAGCC of the Thermoproteus uzoniensis 768-20 genome contains:
- the cysC gene encoding adenylyl-sulfate kinase, translated to MRCLERGFVVWLTGLPAAGKTTIAQLAAARVREAGVRAEVLDGDWVRSTINTDAGFSREDRRRHLLRAAWVARLLARNGVVVFAAFVSPYRDVRAEVRKIVEEEAPFFEIYVKVSLAEAMRRDPKGLYKRALAGEIKNFTGVDDPYEEPESPDLVLVNEGVPVGVNVKRLLEFLADLGLLPTSIP